DNA from Vulpes vulpes isolate BD-2025 chromosome 9, VulVul3, whole genome shotgun sequence:
CCTACCTCTTCATCCTGGTGGAGAACCTCGTCATCGTCGTCACCGTCTGCCGCAGCGCCCCCCTCCACAGGCCCATGTACTACTTCCTGGGCGCCCTGTCTGTCCTGGAGGTCTGGTACGTGTCTGACATCGTCCCCAAGATGCTGGGGGGGCTCCTCCTGCAGCAGAAACTCATCTCCTTTGCCGGCTGCATGACCCAGCTCTACTTCTTCAGCTCCCTGGTGTGCACCGAATGCGTGCTCCTGGCCtccatggcctatgaccgctacgtGGCCATCTGCCAACCCCTGCGCTACCAAGTCATCATGACCACGGGGCTCTGCGTCCGGCTGGTGGCCTTCTCCTTCGTCAGCGGCTTCTCCATCTCTGTGATCAAGGTGTGCTTTATCTCTAGGGCCACGTTCTGTGGCTCCAATGTCCTGaaccacttcttctgtgacaTTTCCCCCATCCTCAAGCTGGCCTGCACCGACTTCTCGACCGCGGAGCTGGTGGACTTCATCCTGGCCTTCATCATCCTGGTGTCGCCCCTGGTGGCCACCGTGCTGTCCTACGGGCACATCACCCTGGCCGTCCTGCGCATCCCCTCGGCCACGGGCCGCTGGAGGGCCTTCTCCACCTGCGCCTCCCACCTCACCGTGGTCACCATCTTCTACACGGCCATGATCTTCATGTACGTCCGGCCCCAGGCCATCGATTCCCGGAGCTCCAACAAGCTCATCTCTGCGGTGTACACTGTCCTCACCCCGATAATCAACCCCTTGATCTACTGCCTGAGGAACAAAGAATTTAAGGCTGCCTTGAAAAAGGCTCTGGGCTTCGGTCCATCTTCACGGTAGGACACGGTAGGACAACCGAAGGTCCTGAAATCTAATTTGTAGCAATGATGAACCGCTATCTTAGGTGGCATTTCATGCTTTTTAAAGTAAGTCTTCAATGAAATTTAGCAAGCTATGAAACCACGCACGGAGAAGCAACCCTCAACAGCTTTCATTTCCATAAAGGGTAGCAGTCCGtttgggtgttttattttttattttttatttatttatgatagtcacagagacagacagaggcagagacacaggcagagggagaagcaggctccatgcaccgggagcccgacgtgggatatgatcccgggtctccaggatcgcgccctgggccaaaggaaggcgctaacttgctgcgccacccggggatccccgttTGGGTGTTTCTGAGGGTCTTGTGCATGCAGTGGTGCAGATGCTTTTATGTTCCTTTCATTCAGCACGATGCTTGAGTGGATCCTGGGTGTAGCTGCATGTAGCATGATGCGTGCACATCCTGTAGAGCATTGCACTGTGTGCACGTATCACATGCACCTACACGTTGGCTGTGTGGACAGTGTTACACACAGTGCCCATTAGTACTATGGCCGGtactgctgtaaacatttgcactaatttttttttttcctgacatgcATTCAGTTTGCCTAGGCTAGATCGAGGTGCACACAGGTGACACGATACCTGCTGCAACACAAAGCATGCGTTTGGGCGGTTTTAGTAGAAACTGCCAAACTTGTTCTCCCGGGGCGGATACACCAACTTTCGCTCCCGTGAGCAGTGTGGAGGGTCCGAGCAGCCTGGAGCACACCCTCCCCAACCCTGACCCTTGGTGCTCTATTTCTCAGTGCAGCCGTTCTGCTGGCATCGTAATGGGATCTGGCCGTACTTTAAACTCTAGTTCCCCGATGACAAATGCGGAGTGCCCCTGCGATGCTCGCGGTCTGCTGTCCTGGGTGTGTACCTTCTCGGGTGCCCGTCACCATGGCGTCACCTAGTCTTATATCTAGTTGCTGTTTCTGTTTAACGCAAGGACATTCTTATGTAGTCTGGGCACATGCCTCTGTTGTCGCATTTACTGTGAAAATGTCCAAGCTTCTGGGCTTGCCTTCTCATTCCCATAAGGgcgttttttatttatttatttatttatttatttatttatttatttatttattaaatattgtatttatttattcatgagaggcacggagagagagaggcagagacacaggcagagggagaagcaggccccatgcagggagccagatgtgggactcgatcctgggactcagggatcacgtcctgggccgaaggcagacgctccaccgccgagccacccaggtgtcccccataaGGGTGTTTCTTTAATGAGGAACACTGCTCCATTATGACATCTAGCTTGTCCATTCTCTCCCTTTATCCTTGgcttattttccatttaagaaGTGCTTGCCTATTCTAAGCCATAAAGATAATTTAATTCCTATTAATTCTAGACCCTATTTAATTCTAGAAGCTTTGCTGTTTTACCTTTCATGTCTCGATTTACAACCCATCTGAAATCGTTTTTTATTGATGGTATGCGATACCCTTTaaaattcattgttttctatAAGGATATCGATTGACCCAGCGCCCGCCCTGTATTGAGAAGACCCTGCCTTCTCCTCTGCGTCACCCTTTCCATAAACCAAATGTCTAGCTCTCTGCCCACCCATGAATCCCTCCATCCTCCTCTTTTCAGACTCCTTGTTCTGTTCCgtgtgtctatgtgtctgttgCTGCACCAAGGCCAGGCTGTTGTAGttactatagttttttttatatCCTGGTATCTGGTATTAAATGCTCCAtccttgttcttgtttttcaagaCCGCCTTGGTGGTTCTTAGCCCTTCCcaaatgggtgggtgggtggggataTAAAACTGAGAAATGGCTtgaaatcggggatccctgggtggctcagtggtttagcacctgccttcagcccagggcgtgatcctggagtcccgggatcgagtcccacgtcgggctccctgcatggagcctgcttccccctccgcctgtgtctctgcctctgtgtgtgtgtctcgtgaataaataaataaaatctttttaaaaatcctgagaATTGGCCTGAAATTTGTTGGATTCTTAATGGGCTTGTaatgaatctatagatcaacCTGGAGAGAACTGTCTTTACGATTTTGGGGCTCCTAATCTAAGAGCAAGGCACACTCCTGTATTCACATACGACTTCCTCAACTTCTCAGtactattttgtgatttttcagtGTATCTATCATCTGCATATTTCCGCATATATTtgagtttgagttttttttttaaaactaacacAAAtggtagcttttatttttaattttttaaattaaaaaattatctctgttcCTCCATTCCTGGTACATATAACATGatctttaaactttctttttgaAACAGTCATAGATTTTCAAGAAGTTGCAGACAAATACAGAGGGAGGTTCTCTGTGTCCTTTGCCTAGCCCTCACTGCTGCACCCTCCTGCACGACCAGTTCAGCATCAATACCAGGACATTTACTTCGATGCAACCCGCAGAACATATTCACATCCCACTAGCTATACGTGTGCTCATCTGTGGGTGCCTGTGTGCATGCAGCTCCATAGTTTTATCACCTGTGTGGCTTTGTGACAGGACGTGGAATGTTTCCATCACCACAAGAGACATCCTTGATGTCCTAGCCTCTGGCTACCGCTAAtctgctctctgtgtctatgtTGTTATTGCAAGGATGATACATGAACACAATCATAATCTATTTGAGGTTGGTCCTCTCTATTCAACAAAATTCTCTTAAGGTCCATCCAGGCTGCTGTGTGTGTCAACGATCTGTCTTTGTTGCCAACAAGTGTTCTGCACCACAGTTGAACCGTTCACCTGTTGAAGGACCTGTTCCCAGCTGCCAGCCGTGAGGGGTGAAGGTACAAGGAACATTCAAGCACAATTCTctctgtgaacctcagtttcatttttctggggGTAAATGCCCAGAAGAACAAGTGCTGGGTTGTATCAGAGTTCGTTTTTAGTGCTAAAGGGAACCGCTAACTCTTCAgcagagtggctgtgccattttgtgTTTCCACCAGCGGTAAGCAAGTGAGCGGTTTCTGCGAGTTCCCCAGCATCGGGATCATCACCATGTCTTGCTTAGCGTTCCTGGGAGGTGCGTAGTGACATCTCACTGCgggtttattttacatttttctaactgctaatgatgttgagcatcctttcctGTGCTTATTGACCATCTGTGTGCCCTATTCAACGAAGTCTGTTCAAATCTCTTTCCTAaccgctctttctctctcttatttttcaagatttgagagacagagagagagagagagagagagaggagagcgctagcagggggagggcacaa
Protein-coding regions in this window:
- the LOC112908758 gene encoding olfactory receptor 6B2-like, with the protein product MRGQNATKVSVFVLLGFPTAPRLQYVLFLVFLLTYLFILVENLVIVVTVCRSAPLHRPMYYFLGALSVLEVWYVSDIVPKMLGGLLLQQKLISFAGCMTQLYFFSSLVCTECVLLASMAYDRYVAICQPLRYQVIMTTGLCVRLVAFSFVSGFSISVIKVCFISRATFCGSNVLNHFFCDISPILKLACTDFSTAELVDFILAFIILVSPLVATVLSYGHITLAVLRIPSATGRWRAFSTCASHLTVVTIFYTAMIFMYVRPQAIDSRSSNKLISAVYTVLTPIINPLIYCLRNKEFKAALKKALGFGPSSR